One region of Triticum aestivum cultivar Chinese Spring chromosome 6B, IWGSC CS RefSeq v2.1, whole genome shotgun sequence genomic DNA includes:
- the LOC123136413 gene encoding 2-methylene-furan-3-one reductase (The sequence of the model RefSeq protein was modified relative to this genomic sequence to represent the inferred CDS: added 82 bases not found in genome assembly): MQAFLAYSILTNPCSRSFFPRPATRPQFLLSSVPAARTGAAATARRCGGPGRSVVTAASSSPAVAAVATDVPGTMKAWAYEEYGDASVLKLDEAVSVPAVGEDQVLVRVAAAALNPVDSKRRMGKFKATDSPLPTVPGYDMAGVVVKVGSQVKNLKEGDEVYGHISEKVLEGPKQFGSLAEYTAVEEKLVALKPKSIDFAQAAGLPLAIETAHEGLERAGFSAGKSILVLGGAGGVGTLVIQLAKQVYGASTVAATASTPKLELLKSLGADVAIDYTKDNFEDMPEKYDVVFDAVGQGEKAVKVVKEGGSVVVLTGAVASPGFRFVVTSDGSVLAKLNPYLESGKVKPVVDPKGPFPFSQVVEAFSYLETGRATGKVVISPVP; encoded by the exons TCCTCCTGTCCTCGGTTCCGGCAGCGAGGACGGGTGCTGCTGCCACCGCAAGAAGATGCGGTGGGCCGGGCCGGAGCGTGGTGACCGCGGCGTCATCGTCCCCGGCGGTGGCCGCCGTGGCGACGGACGTTCCCGGGACGATGAAGGCCTGGGCGTACGAAGAGTATGGGGACGCCAGCGTGCTCAAGCTCGATGAGGCCGTGTCGGtgccggcggtgggcgaggaccaGGTGCTGGTCCGGGTGGCAGCCGCGGCGCTCAACCCCGTCGATTCCAAGCGGCGTATGGGCAAGTTCAAGGCCACCGACTCCCCACTCCCG ACTGTGCCAGGGTACGACATGGCCGGAGTGGTCGTCAAGGTCGGCAGCCAGGTGAAAAACCTCAAGGAGGGCGACGAGGTGTACGGCCACATCAGCGAGAAGGTCCTCGAGGGACCCAAGCAGTTCGGCTCGCTGGCAGAGTACACCGCCGTGGAGGAGAAGCTGGTGGCGCTCAAGCCCAAGAGCATCGACTTCGCGCAGGCCGCCGGTCTGCCGCTCGCCATCGAGACCGCCCATGAGGGCCTCGAGAGGGCGGGCTTCTCCGCCGGCAAGTCCATCCTCGTCCtcggcggcgccggcggagtcgGGACCCTCGTCATCCAG CTGGCGAAGCAAGTTTACGGCGCGTCGACGGTGGCGGCCACGGCCAGCACCCCGAAGCTGGAGCTCCTGAAAAGCCTGGGAGCCGACGTGGCCATCGACTACACCAAGGACAACTTCGAGGACATGCCGGAGAAGTACGACGTCGTGTTCGACGCAGTCG GCCAGGGCGAGAAGGCGGTCAAGGTGGTGAAGGAAGGCGGCAGCGTGGTGGTGCTCACCGGCGCGGTCGCGTCCCCGGGGTTCCGGTTCGTGGTCACCTCCGACGGGTCCGTCCTGGCGAAGCTCAACCCTTACCTCGAGTCCGGGAAGGTGAAGCCGGTGGTCGACCCCAAGGGGCCCTTCCCCTTCTCCCAGGTCGTGGAGGCGTTTTCCTACCTCGAGACCGGGCGAGCCACCGGCAAAGTAGTCATTTCACCAGTTCCATGA
- the LOC123136414 gene encoding DExH-box ATP-dependent RNA helicase DExH11 isoform X2: MDDLTPSPVSEVPFRISFSGHGGHLRLDPTPHTPNPVPDFVLPPAYPPESPSSVKEYLEANYLNPELYVPTAANDGRVWDVDWFDLARPPLEPSAPRTMLVPAWEPPFRRRSSSTSEQQVWDPETVQMEMSQVFDSGTGGMVPRMPGPAKDFVRGRVNSRPFRPGGLQDDAAEAAALEKAFPEGARNGDWVRELMSGGPALNAPPGFPKGLDLGQLKEYNSHWKCFREGEHVEEQPASSSNDSTDKYSVQFDDLFKIAWEEDDVNIVPHEDDGEQLAGDEGTNDVNERKVDKLQDASETLTMAETDKQEANVRGDVSEAQTDLDKMLSSEVKDARGETSGLVDDKPAQEGTDWALVVGDNSIVTNFHKLVPDMAIEYPFELDKFQKEAIYYLEKGESVFVAAHTSAGKTVVAEYAFALASKHCTRAVYTAPIKTISNQKYRDFCGKFDVGLLTGDVSIRPEATCLIMTTEILRSMLYRGADIIRDIEWVIFDEVHYVNDAERGVVWEEVIIMLPKHINIVLLSATVPNTVEFADWIGRTKQKKIRVTSTNKRPVPLEHCLFYSGEVYKVCEKDIFLAQGFRDAKDAFKMKNANKFGAKPGTKSGTPAVRAGTQGRNPDTSSKGRDQKHPKHHQTNSGAAAIQQSTSGSRRSESSFWMPLINNLLKKSLVPVVIFCFSKNRCDRSADSMFGADLTSSSDKSEIRVFCDKAFSRLKGSDRNLPQVVGIQSLLRRGIGVHHAGLLPIVKEVVEMLFCRGVIKVLFSTETFAMGVNAPARTVVFDTLRKFDGKEHRRLLPGEYIQMAGRAGRRGLDTIGTVIMMCRDEIPEESDLKNLLVGKPTRLESQFRLTYTMILHLLRVEELKVEDMLKRSFAEFHAQKDLPQKEKLLLQMLRQPTKTIECIKGEPSIEEYYDMFLEAEEHREFVTEAIMQLHTTQQFLAPGRLVVVKAKSDDDHLLGVIVKNPSATLKQYVVLVLTGDCTSSALAPNLSSQNEKGPGDSQGYFIIPPKGKRGMDDDFFSSSRTRKSSGVINIKLPYTGDASGMGFEVRAVENKEIISICTSKIKIDQVGLLEDISKTAYAKTVQMLIKEQTDGKYPPALDAIKDLKMKDMDQVKRYHAHNNLLEQMSKNKCHGCIKLKEHKSMMKDQKVHKDELDQLKYQMSDEALQQMPQFQGRAQSKQNIIIGMRSGPVTHVCVGELS; encoded by the exons ATGGACGACCTCACCCCATCGCCGGTGAGCGAGGTGCCGTTCCGCATCAGCTTCTCCGGCCACGGCGGCCACCTCCGCCTCGACCCTACCCCCCACACGCCCAACCCCGTGCCCGACTTCGTCCTG CCGCCGGCCTACCCGCCCGAGAGTCCCAGCAGCGTGAAGGAGTACCTCGAGGCCAATTACCTCAACCCCGAGCTCTACGTCCCCACCGCGGCCAATGACGGCAGGGTGTGGGATGTGGACTGGTTCGACCTCGCCAGGCCGCCTCTGGAGCCCTCTGCCCCGCGCACCATGCTCGTCCCCGCCTGGGAGCCGCCTTTTCGCCGACGATCGTCGTCGACGTCTGAGCAGCAAGTTTGGGACCCTGAGACTGTGCAGATGGAGATGAGCCAAGTGTTCGACTCGGGGACTGGGGGGATGGTGCCACGGATGCCAGGCCCGGCGAAGGACTTTGTGAGAGGGAGAGTCAACAGCCGGCCATTCCGCCCGGGAGGCCTGCAGGATGATGCAGCTGAGGCGGCAGCATTGGAGAAGGCATTTCCAGAGGGTGCGCGGAATGGTGATTGGGTGCGTGAGCTTATGAGTGGTGGCCCTGCTCTAAATGCTCCGCCAGGGTTCCCCAAGGGATTGGACTTGGGCCAGTTGAAG GAGTATAACAGTCACTGGAAGTGTTTCCGGGAAGGGGAGCATGTCGAGGAGCAACCTGCATCTTCATCAAATGACTCAACG GATAAGTACTCGGTGCAGTTTGATGATTTGTTCAAGATAGCTTGGGAGGAAGATGATGTCAACATTGTGCCACATGAAGATGATGGTGAGCAATTGGCTGGAGATGAGGGAACCAACG ATGTCAATGAACGAAAGGTTGATAAGTTGCAAGATGCTTCTGAAACTCTTACAATGGCAGAAACTGACAAACAGGAAGCTAATGTCAGAGGAGATGTTTCTGAAGCTCAAACGGACTTGGATAAAATGTTATCATCTGAAGTGAAAGATGCCCGCGGAGAAACAAGTGGATTAGTTGATGATAAGCCAGCACAGGAGGGCACG GACTGGGCACTCGTTGTTGGGGATAATTCTATTGTGACAAACTTCCACAAACTTGTTCCAGATATGGCAATTGAATATCCCTTTGAATTGGATAAGTTCCAGAAGGAG GCTATATATTATCTTGAGAAGGGGGAATCAGTCTTTGTGGCAGCCCATACATCAGCAGGGAAGACGGTTGTTGCAGAGTATGCCTTTGCTTTAGCATCAAAA CATTGCACCAGGGCTGTCTATACTGCTCCCATTAAGACTATCAGCAACCAGAAATACCGAGATTTCTGCGGGAAGTTTGATGTGGGACTTCTTACTGGAGATGTTAGCATCAGACCAGAGGCAACTTGCTTAATTATGACAACAGAAATATTGCGCTCAATGCTCTACAGAGGTGCTGATATTATACGGGATATTGAATGG GTAATTTTTGATGAAGTGCATTATGTGAATGATGCCGAGAGAGGCGTAGTTTGGGAGGAAGTTATTATAATGCTCCCGAAGCACATTAACATTGTCCTCCTTTCAGCAACG GTTCCGAATACAGTTGAATTTGCTGACTGGATTGGCcgaacaaaacagaagaaaattcGTGTCACATC GACCAACAAAAGGCCCGTTCCCCTCGAGCATTGCCTGTTCTACTCTGGAGAGGTATACAAAGTATGTGAGAAGGATATATTTCTTGCTCAAGGATTTAGAGACGCCAAGGACGCTTTCAAAATGAAAAATGCAAACAAGTTTGGAGCGAAACCTGGAACAAAATCAGGAACTCCTGCAGTACGTGCTGGAACTCAAGGCAGAAATCCAGACACGTCTAGTAAAGGGAGAGATCAGAAGCACCCAAAGCACCACCAAACCAATTCAGGAGCAGCAGCAATTCAGCAAAGCACCTCAGGGTCAAGGAGATCTGAGTCTTCATTCTGGATGCCGCTTATAAATAACCTTTTGAAGAAATCACTTGTGCCT GTGGTAATtttttgcttctcaaagaacaggtGTGATAGGTCAGCAGATAGCATGTTTGGTGCTGATCTCACCAGTAGTTCTGATAAAAGCGAAATCCGTGTCTTCTGTGATAAGGCCTTTTCGCGCCTCAAAGGATCCGACAGGAACCTTCCTCAG GTCGTAGGAATACAAAGCCTTCTGCGAAGAGGAATTGGAGTTCACCATGCTGGGCTTCTTCCTATTGTGAAAGAAGTAGTTGAGATGCTGTTTTGTCGCGGTGTGATCAAG GTACTGTTTTCCACTGAGACATTTGCAATGGGTGTTAATGCTCCTGCAAGAACG GTTGTGTTTGATACTTTAAGGAAGTTTGATGGGAAGGAACATCGAAGGTTACTTCCAGGGGAGTATATTCAAATGGCTGGACGAGCTGGTAGGAGAGGACTAGATACCATAGGTACAGTGATAATGATGTGCCGCGATGAAATTCCTGAAGAAAGTGATTTGAAAAATCTTCTTGTTGGAAAACCAACTCGACTGGAATCTCAGTTTCGACTAACATACACTATGATACTACATCTTCTACGTGTGGAGGAACTTAAG GTGGAGGACATGCTTAAGAGAAGTTTCGCAGAATTCCATGCACAAAAGGATTTGCCTCAGAAGGAAAAGCTGCTTCTGCAAATGCTACGTCAACCTACAAAGACAATCGA GTGCATAAAAGGAGAGCCTTCTATTGAAGAATATTACGATATGTTTCTAGAAGCCGAAGAACACAGGGAATTTGTCACAGAAGCAATTATGCAGTTGCACACTACTCAGCAGTTCCTTGCGCCTGGAAGATTGGTGGTTGTTAAAGCCAAATCT GATGATGATCACTTGCTTGGTGTAATCGTGAAAAATCCATCCGCTACACTAAAGCAGTATGTTGTTCTTGTACTGACCGGTGATTGCACTTCATCTGCACTAGCCCCTAATTTATCCAGTCAAAATGAGAAGGGACCAGGGGATTCTCAAGGATATTTTATTATCCCGCCGAAAGGAAAACGTGGCATGGATGATGATTTTTTCTCTTCCTCTAGAACACGAAAAAGTTCAGGTGTTATCAATATAAAGCTACCATACACGGGGGACGCATCTGGAATGGGTTTTGAAGTAAGAGCTGTGGAGAATAAAGAGATTATTAGTATATGTACAAGCAAAATAAAGATTGATCAAGTCGGACTCCTTGAAGACATTAGCAAAACAGCTTACGCTAAAACAGTTCAAATGCTTATTAAAGAGCAGACAGATGGAAAGTACCCTCCTGCGCTAGATGCAATAAAAG ACCTAAAAATGAAAGACATGGATCAAGTTAAAAGATATCATGCACATAACAACCTACTGGAACAAATGTCTAAAAACAAGTGCCATGGTTGTATAAAATTGAAGGAACATAAGTCAATGATGAAGGATCAAAAGGTGCACAAGGATGAGCTGGATCAACTGAAATACCAAATGTCTGATGAGGCACTTCAGCAGATGCCACAGTTTCAAGGCAGA GCTCAGTCCAAACAGAATATCATAATTGGCATGCGGAGTGGTCCAGTTACACATGTTTGTGTTGGGGAACTGTCATAG
- the LOC123136414 gene encoding DExH-box ATP-dependent RNA helicase DExH11 isoform X1: MDDLTPSPVSEVPFRISFSGHGGHLRLDPTPHTPNPVPDFVLPPAYPPESPSSVKEYLEANYLNPELYVPTAANDGRVWDVDWFDLARPPLEPSAPRTMLVPAWEPPFRRRSSSTSEQQVWDPETVQMEMSQVFDSGTGGMVPRMPGPAKDFVRGRVNSRPFRPGGLQDDAAEAAALEKAFPEGARNGDWVRELMSGGPALNAPPGFPKGLDLGQLKEYNSHWKCFREGEHVEEQPASSSNDSTDKYSVQFDDLFKIAWEEDDVNIVPHEDDGEQLAGDEGTNDVNERKVDKLQDASETLTMAETDKQEANVRGDVSEAQTDLDKMLSSEVKDARGETSGLVDDKPAQEGTDWALVVGDNSIVTNFHKLVPDMAIEYPFELDKFQKEAIYYLEKGESVFVAAHTSAGKTVVAEYAFALASKHCTRAVYTAPIKTISNQKYRDFCGKFDVGLLTGDVSIRPEATCLIMTTEILRSMLYRGADIIRDIEWVIFDEVHYVNDAERGVVWEEVIIMLPKHINIVLLSATVPNTVEFADWIGRTKQKKIRVTSTNKRPVPLEHCLFYSGEVYKVCEKDIFLAQGFRDAKDAFKMKNANKFGAKPGTKSGTPAVRAGTQGRNPDTSSKGRDQKHPKHHQTNSGAAAIQQSTSGSRRSESSFWMPLINNLLKKSLVPVVIFCFSKNRCDRSADSMFGADLTSSSDKSEIRVFCDKAFSRLKGSDRNLPQVVGIQSLLRRGIGVHHAGLLPIVKEVVEMLFCRGVIKVLFSTETFAMGVNAPARTVVFDTLRKFDGKEHRRLLPGEYIQMAGRAGRRGLDTIGTVIMMCRDEIPEESDLKNLLVGKPTRLESQFRLTYTMILHLLRVEELKVEDMLKRSFAEFHAQKDLPQKEKLLLQMLRQPTKTIECIKGEPSIEEYYDMFLEAEEHREFVTEAIMQLHTTQQFLAPGRLVVVKAKSDDDHLLGVIVKNPSATLKQYVVLVLTGDCTSSALAPNLSSQNEKGPGDSQGYFIIPPKGKRGMDDDFFSSSRTRKSSGVINIKLPYTGDASGMGFEVRAVENKEIISICTSKIKIDQVGLLEDISKTAYAKTVQMLIKEQTDGKYPPALDAIKDLKMKDMDQVKRYHAHNNLLEQMSKNKCHGCIKLKEHKSMMKDQKVHKDELDQLKYQMSDEALQQMPQFQGRIDVLKEIHYIDSDLVVQLKGRVACEMNSGEELISTECLFENQLDELEPEEAVAIMSAFVFQQRNASEPSLTPKLADAKKRLYDTAINLGQLQKRHEVPVDPEEYARDNLKFGLVEVVYEWAKGTPFADICELTDVSEGLIVRTIVRLDETCREFRNAASIMGNSALYKKMEIASNAIKRDIVFAASLYVTGI, translated from the exons ATGGACGACCTCACCCCATCGCCGGTGAGCGAGGTGCCGTTCCGCATCAGCTTCTCCGGCCACGGCGGCCACCTCCGCCTCGACCCTACCCCCCACACGCCCAACCCCGTGCCCGACTTCGTCCTG CCGCCGGCCTACCCGCCCGAGAGTCCCAGCAGCGTGAAGGAGTACCTCGAGGCCAATTACCTCAACCCCGAGCTCTACGTCCCCACCGCGGCCAATGACGGCAGGGTGTGGGATGTGGACTGGTTCGACCTCGCCAGGCCGCCTCTGGAGCCCTCTGCCCCGCGCACCATGCTCGTCCCCGCCTGGGAGCCGCCTTTTCGCCGACGATCGTCGTCGACGTCTGAGCAGCAAGTTTGGGACCCTGAGACTGTGCAGATGGAGATGAGCCAAGTGTTCGACTCGGGGACTGGGGGGATGGTGCCACGGATGCCAGGCCCGGCGAAGGACTTTGTGAGAGGGAGAGTCAACAGCCGGCCATTCCGCCCGGGAGGCCTGCAGGATGATGCAGCTGAGGCGGCAGCATTGGAGAAGGCATTTCCAGAGGGTGCGCGGAATGGTGATTGGGTGCGTGAGCTTATGAGTGGTGGCCCTGCTCTAAATGCTCCGCCAGGGTTCCCCAAGGGATTGGACTTGGGCCAGTTGAAG GAGTATAACAGTCACTGGAAGTGTTTCCGGGAAGGGGAGCATGTCGAGGAGCAACCTGCATCTTCATCAAATGACTCAACG GATAAGTACTCGGTGCAGTTTGATGATTTGTTCAAGATAGCTTGGGAGGAAGATGATGTCAACATTGTGCCACATGAAGATGATGGTGAGCAATTGGCTGGAGATGAGGGAACCAACG ATGTCAATGAACGAAAGGTTGATAAGTTGCAAGATGCTTCTGAAACTCTTACAATGGCAGAAACTGACAAACAGGAAGCTAATGTCAGAGGAGATGTTTCTGAAGCTCAAACGGACTTGGATAAAATGTTATCATCTGAAGTGAAAGATGCCCGCGGAGAAACAAGTGGATTAGTTGATGATAAGCCAGCACAGGAGGGCACG GACTGGGCACTCGTTGTTGGGGATAATTCTATTGTGACAAACTTCCACAAACTTGTTCCAGATATGGCAATTGAATATCCCTTTGAATTGGATAAGTTCCAGAAGGAG GCTATATATTATCTTGAGAAGGGGGAATCAGTCTTTGTGGCAGCCCATACATCAGCAGGGAAGACGGTTGTTGCAGAGTATGCCTTTGCTTTAGCATCAAAA CATTGCACCAGGGCTGTCTATACTGCTCCCATTAAGACTATCAGCAACCAGAAATACCGAGATTTCTGCGGGAAGTTTGATGTGGGACTTCTTACTGGAGATGTTAGCATCAGACCAGAGGCAACTTGCTTAATTATGACAACAGAAATATTGCGCTCAATGCTCTACAGAGGTGCTGATATTATACGGGATATTGAATGG GTAATTTTTGATGAAGTGCATTATGTGAATGATGCCGAGAGAGGCGTAGTTTGGGAGGAAGTTATTATAATGCTCCCGAAGCACATTAACATTGTCCTCCTTTCAGCAACG GTTCCGAATACAGTTGAATTTGCTGACTGGATTGGCcgaacaaaacagaagaaaattcGTGTCACATC GACCAACAAAAGGCCCGTTCCCCTCGAGCATTGCCTGTTCTACTCTGGAGAGGTATACAAAGTATGTGAGAAGGATATATTTCTTGCTCAAGGATTTAGAGACGCCAAGGACGCTTTCAAAATGAAAAATGCAAACAAGTTTGGAGCGAAACCTGGAACAAAATCAGGAACTCCTGCAGTACGTGCTGGAACTCAAGGCAGAAATCCAGACACGTCTAGTAAAGGGAGAGATCAGAAGCACCCAAAGCACCACCAAACCAATTCAGGAGCAGCAGCAATTCAGCAAAGCACCTCAGGGTCAAGGAGATCTGAGTCTTCATTCTGGATGCCGCTTATAAATAACCTTTTGAAGAAATCACTTGTGCCT GTGGTAATtttttgcttctcaaagaacaggtGTGATAGGTCAGCAGATAGCATGTTTGGTGCTGATCTCACCAGTAGTTCTGATAAAAGCGAAATCCGTGTCTTCTGTGATAAGGCCTTTTCGCGCCTCAAAGGATCCGACAGGAACCTTCCTCAG GTCGTAGGAATACAAAGCCTTCTGCGAAGAGGAATTGGAGTTCACCATGCTGGGCTTCTTCCTATTGTGAAAGAAGTAGTTGAGATGCTGTTTTGTCGCGGTGTGATCAAG GTACTGTTTTCCACTGAGACATTTGCAATGGGTGTTAATGCTCCTGCAAGAACG GTTGTGTTTGATACTTTAAGGAAGTTTGATGGGAAGGAACATCGAAGGTTACTTCCAGGGGAGTATATTCAAATGGCTGGACGAGCTGGTAGGAGAGGACTAGATACCATAGGTACAGTGATAATGATGTGCCGCGATGAAATTCCTGAAGAAAGTGATTTGAAAAATCTTCTTGTTGGAAAACCAACTCGACTGGAATCTCAGTTTCGACTAACATACACTATGATACTACATCTTCTACGTGTGGAGGAACTTAAG GTGGAGGACATGCTTAAGAGAAGTTTCGCAGAATTCCATGCACAAAAGGATTTGCCTCAGAAGGAAAAGCTGCTTCTGCAAATGCTACGTCAACCTACAAAGACAATCGA GTGCATAAAAGGAGAGCCTTCTATTGAAGAATATTACGATATGTTTCTAGAAGCCGAAGAACACAGGGAATTTGTCACAGAAGCAATTATGCAGTTGCACACTACTCAGCAGTTCCTTGCGCCTGGAAGATTGGTGGTTGTTAAAGCCAAATCT GATGATGATCACTTGCTTGGTGTAATCGTGAAAAATCCATCCGCTACACTAAAGCAGTATGTTGTTCTTGTACTGACCGGTGATTGCACTTCATCTGCACTAGCCCCTAATTTATCCAGTCAAAATGAGAAGGGACCAGGGGATTCTCAAGGATATTTTATTATCCCGCCGAAAGGAAAACGTGGCATGGATGATGATTTTTTCTCTTCCTCTAGAACACGAAAAAGTTCAGGTGTTATCAATATAAAGCTACCATACACGGGGGACGCATCTGGAATGGGTTTTGAAGTAAGAGCTGTGGAGAATAAAGAGATTATTAGTATATGTACAAGCAAAATAAAGATTGATCAAGTCGGACTCCTTGAAGACATTAGCAAAACAGCTTACGCTAAAACAGTTCAAATGCTTATTAAAGAGCAGACAGATGGAAAGTACCCTCCTGCGCTAGATGCAATAAAAG ACCTAAAAATGAAAGACATGGATCAAGTTAAAAGATATCATGCACATAACAACCTACTGGAACAAATGTCTAAAAACAAGTGCCATGGTTGTATAAAATTGAAGGAACATAAGTCAATGATGAAGGATCAAAAGGTGCACAAGGATGAGCTGGATCAACTGAAATACCAAATGTCTGATGAGGCACTTCAGCAGATGCCACAGTTTCAAGGCAGA ATCGATGTACTAAAGGAGATCCATTACATCGATTCCGATCTTGTTGTGCAACTTAAGGGCCGAGTGGCATGTGAAATGAACTCTGGTGAAGAGTTAATATCAACAGAGTGTTTATTTGAGAATCAGTTGGATGAATTAGAACCTGAAGAAGCTGTGGCTATTATGTCTGCATTTGTTTTCCAACAACGGAACGCGTCAGAACCATCTCTCACTCCGAAACTGGCTGATGCCAAAAAGAG GCTCTATGACACGGCAATCAACTTAGGACAGCTCCAAAAGAGGCACGAGGTGCCTGTGGATCCTGAAGAGTATGCACGTGATAATCTCAAGTTTGGTCTTGTTGAGGTTGTCTACGAATGGGCAAAG GGAACGCCTTTCGCGGACATATGTGAGCTGACAGATGTATCTGAAGGGCTGATTGTAAGAACAATTGTGCGGTTGGATGAAACATGTAGGGAGTTCAGGAATGCGGCTTCCATAATGGGTAACTCTGCTTTGTACAAGAAAATGGAGATCGCGTCCAACGCAATCAAGCGTGACATTGTCTTTGCAGCAAGTTTGTATGTCACAGGAATATGA
- the LOC123136415 gene encoding protein SUPPRESSOR OF K(+) TRANSPORT GROWTH DEFECT 1 produces MYGAMKDQAVALVRRAVQEDDAGDYAAALQHYVQALDYFAAHLRYEHNPRVRDAIAARLPGYVARAEEIRALLDGNPAPCGPAGNGVAAATRKKDPRGGGDEDDERASERTKLRAGLHSAIVSEKPNVRWSDVAGLDGAKQALQEAVVLPVRFPQFFTGKRRPWRAFLLYGPAGTGKSYLAKAVATEADSTFFSISSSDLLSKWMGESEKLVANLFEMARENAPSIIFIDEIDSLCGQRGEGNESESSRRVKTELLVQMQGVGHNDDKVLVLAATNTPYALDQAVRRRFDKRIYIPLPDLKARQRMLKVHLGDTPHSLTKSDFESVAHRTDGFSGSDIAVCVKDVLFEPIRKTQDAMFFFRSEDGGGGTWTPCGPKQPGAVQTTMEELAAEGMADQITPPPISRTDFDKVLARQRPTVSKAELGVYTRFTKEFGEEG; encoded by the exons ATGTACGGCGCCATGAAGGACCAGGCGGTCGCGCTGGTCCGGCGGGCGGTGCAGGAGGACGACGCCGGCGACTACGCGGCCGCGCTCCAGCACTACGTGCAGGCGCTCGACTACTTCGCGGCGCACCTCAGGTACGAGCACAACCCCAGGGTCCGCGACGCCATCGCCGCCAGGCTCCCGGGGTACGTCGCCCGCGCCGAGGAGATCCGCGCGCTCCTCGACGGCAACCCCGCCCCCTGTGGACCCGCCGGCAACGGCGTGGCGGCGGCGACCAGGAAGAAGGATCCccgcggcggcggggacgaggACGACGAGCGTGCCTCGGAGCGGACCAAGCTCCGCGCGGGGCTCCACTCGGCGATCGTCTCCGAGAAGCCCAACGTGAGGTGGAGCGACGTCGCCGGGCTGGACGGCGCCAAGCAGGCGCTGCAGGAGGCCGTCGTGCTCCCCGTCAGGTTCCCGCAGTTCTTCACCG GCAAGCGGAGGCCGTGGAGGGCGTTCCTCCTGTACGGGCCGGCGGGGACGGGGAAGTCCTACTTGGCCAAGGCCGTCGCGACGGAGGCCGACTCCACCTTCTTCAG TATATCCTCGTCGGATCTTCTTTCGAAGTGGATGGGAGAAAGCGAAAAGCTGGTCGCAAACCTGTTCGAAATGGCTCGTGAAAATGCCCCCTCCATCATCTTCATCGATGAAATTGATTCTTTGTGTGGCCAACGTGGAGAAGGTAATGAAAGCGAGTCTTCTAGGAGGGTTAAGACGGAGCTGCTCGTCCAAATGCAG GGTGTTGGCCATAACGATGACAAGGTCCTTGTTCTTGCTGCTACAAACACTCCATATGCTCTGGATCAG GCCGTCAGGCGGCGTTTTGACAAACGCATCTACATTCCACTGCCTGACCTTAAAGCTAGACAACGCATGCTCAAG GTCCATCTCGGCGACACCCCTCACAGCCTGACCAAGAGCGATTTCGAGAGCGTGGCTCACCGGACAGATGGCTTCTCCGGCTCGGACATCGCCGTCTGC GTGAAGGACGTGCTGTTTGAGCCCATACGCAAGACGCAGGACGCCATGTTCTTCTTCAGGtcagaggacggcggcggcggcacgtgGACGCCGTGCGGGCCAAAGCAACcaggggccgtgcagaccaccatGGAGGAGCTCGCGGCGGAAGGCATGGCTGACCAG ATTACCCCGCCTCCGATCTCCAGGACAGACTTCGACAAGGTCCTTGCGAGGCAGAGACCGACGGTGAGCAAGGCGGAGCTGGGAGTGTATACAAGGTTCACCAAAGAGTTTGGGGAGGAGGGCTGA